A section of the Sphingomonas ginsenosidivorax genome encodes:
- a CDS encoding S-methyl-5'-thioadenosine phosphorylase — translation MSWTIGIIGGSGLYAVDGIEDGRWQTVETPWGAPSDAIFTGRVGHVGVAFLPRHGRGHRIAPSELNARANIDALKRLGVTDVLAVSSVGSLAEDRPPGSFTVVDQFIDRTRGRPSSFFGTGLVAHVSMADPVCPRLSALAVEAARAAGADVNDGGTYLAMEGPQFSSRAESRLYRQWGCDVIGMTAMPEAKLAREAELPYALVGMVTDYDSWREDEAGVDVAQVIAQLGANAAKARAMVMHLLRSLPAERAASPIDTCLDAALITAPGARDPALVEKLDAVAGRALTPSP, via the coding sequence ATGAGCTGGACGATCGGGATCATCGGCGGCTCGGGGCTCTACGCGGTCGACGGGATCGAGGATGGCCGCTGGCAGACGGTGGAGACGCCGTGGGGTGCGCCCTCCGACGCGATCTTCACCGGCCGCGTCGGGCATGTCGGCGTCGCGTTCCTGCCGCGTCACGGGCGCGGGCACCGGATTGCGCCGTCCGAACTCAACGCACGCGCCAATATCGACGCGTTGAAGCGGCTTGGGGTCACCGACGTGCTCGCGGTGTCGTCGGTGGGTTCGCTCGCCGAGGATCGCCCGCCCGGCAGCTTCACGGTGGTGGACCAGTTCATCGATCGCACCAGGGGGCGGCCGTCGAGCTTCTTCGGCACCGGCCTCGTCGCGCATGTCTCGATGGCGGATCCAGTCTGCCCGCGACTGTCGGCGCTGGCGGTCGAGGCCGCGCGGGCGGCCGGCGCGGACGTCAACGACGGCGGCACTTATCTGGCGATGGAGGGCCCGCAATTCTCGAGCCGTGCGGAAAGCCGGCTCTACCGGCAATGGGGCTGCGACGTGATCGGCATGACCGCGATGCCCGAGGCCAAGCTCGCGCGCGAGGCGGAGCTGCCCTACGCGCTGGTCGGGATGGTCACCGACTATGACAGCTGGCGCGAGGACGAGGCCGGCGTCGATGTCGCGCAGGTGATCGCGCAGCTCGGCGCGAATGCGGCCAAGGCGCGGGCGATGGTGATGCACCTACTCCGGTCGTTGCCTGCGGAGAGGGCAGCGTCGCCGATCGATACGTGCCTCGATGCGGCGCTGATCACCGCGCCGGGGGCGCGGGATCCGGCTTTGGTGGAAAAGCTGGACGCGGTGGCGGGCAGGGCCCTTACGCCGTCACCCTGA
- a CDS encoding amino acid permease, whose translation MASLFRKKIVTAQPAGQQLARTLSWPHLVAMGVGGIVGTGILTLIGVGAGLAGPAVILSFVIAGGICACAALAYAEMATMIPASGSAYTYSYVVLGEIIAWVIGWSLILEYSLVVSTVAVGWSGYAAPLLGAVGFPEALVKSPELGGILNVPAIAIIAVVAGLLSFGTRESATLNAVLVAVKMIALAVFVFIALHYFDAANLHPFMPYGFPKAVAPDGAERGVMAAAAIIFFAFYGFDAISTAAEETKNPARDLAIGIVGSMVACIAIYILVAVAAVGALSYTRFASSAEPLALILREIGRPGFATFLGASAVIALPTVLLAFLFGQSRIFFTMARDGLLPASLATVSKRGAPVRITWITAAIVAVIAGLLPLAEIAALANAGTLAAFVAVCACMLVMRRRAPDAVRSFRTPAATLVGTIGILGCLYLFVSLPSKTQVYFAAWNVLGLLIYFAYARPRAHAE comes from the coding sequence ATGGCCAGCCTGTTCCGCAAGAAGATCGTCACCGCGCAGCCAGCGGGCCAGCAGCTCGCGCGTACGCTGTCGTGGCCGCACCTCGTCGCGATGGGCGTCGGCGGGATCGTCGGGACCGGCATCCTCACCCTCATCGGCGTCGGCGCGGGGCTCGCCGGCCCGGCGGTCATCCTCTCCTTCGTCATCGCCGGCGGGATCTGCGCCTGTGCCGCGCTCGCCTATGCCGAGATGGCGACGATGATCCCCGCGTCGGGCAGTGCCTATACCTACAGCTATGTCGTGCTCGGCGAGATCATCGCCTGGGTGATCGGATGGAGCCTGATCCTCGAATATTCGCTGGTCGTGTCGACCGTCGCGGTCGGCTGGTCGGGCTATGCAGCCCCACTGCTCGGCGCAGTCGGCTTCCCTGAGGCGCTGGTGAAGAGCCCCGAACTCGGCGGCATCCTCAACGTGCCTGCGATCGCGATCATCGCGGTCGTCGCCGGACTGCTGTCGTTCGGGACGCGCGAGAGCGCGACGCTCAACGCGGTGCTGGTCGCAGTCAAGATGATCGCGCTCGCCGTGTTCGTGTTCATCGCGCTCCACTATTTCGACGCGGCGAACCTGCACCCGTTCATGCCCTACGGCTTCCCGAAGGCGGTCGCGCCTGACGGGGCCGAGCGCGGGGTGATGGCGGCGGCGGCGATCATCTTCTTCGCCTTTTACGGCTTCGACGCAATCTCGACCGCGGCGGAGGAGACCAAGAACCCCGCGCGCGACCTCGCGATCGGGATCGTCGGGTCGATGGTCGCGTGCATCGCGATCTACATCCTGGTCGCGGTCGCCGCGGTCGGCGCGCTGTCCTACACGCGGTTCGCGAGCTCGGCCGAGCCGCTCGCGCTGATCCTGCGCGAGATCGGGCGGCCGGGGTTCGCGACGTTCCTCGGCGCCTCCGCGGTGATCGCGCTGCCGACGGTTCTGCTCGCCTTCCTGTTCGGGCAGAGCCGGATCTTCTTCACCATGGCGCGCGACGGATTGCTGCCCGCCAGCCTGGCGACCGTGTCGAAGCGCGGCGCGCCCGTGCGGATCACCTGGATCACCGCCGCGATCGTCGCGGTGATCGCCGGGCTGCTGCCGCTCGCAGAGATCGCCGCGCTCGCCAATGCGGGGACGCTCGCGGCGTTCGTCGCGGTCTGCGCGTGCATGCTGGTGATGCGTCGCCGGGCGCCCGACGCGGTGCGGAGCTTCCGGACGCCCGCCGCGACGCTGGTGGGCACGATCGGTATCCTCGGTTGCCTGTACCTGTTCGTCAGCCTGCCATCGAAGACGCAAGTGTATTTCGCGGCGTGGAACGTGCTCGGGCTGCTGATCTACTTCGCCTATGCCCGGCCGCGGGCGCACGCCGAATGA
- a CDS encoding GcrA family cell cycle regulator, which translates to MSWTDERIDTLKTMWEAGQTASQIAEALGGVSRNAVIGKAHRLELQARPSPVKPNDPDAKIAAAAVEPAAAEPTVEPIEVAPEPVVAPVVAAPAPAPVKAAPVAPPVAESVEDDEDEDEDDAVAAPVVATPRPPQPIMRSVGPGGFLRQAPGEQQPPSTPAPPRRLVPAKPSAEMAGKTSLLELNDRICKWPLGHPGEPDFHFCGEKVNPGFPYCVDHCGHAYQAQLPRRDRRPTPPLPFGGPRAR; encoded by the coding sequence ATGTCCTGGACCGACGAGCGAATCGACACGCTCAAGACCATGTGGGAAGCGGGGCAGACCGCAAGCCAGATCGCCGAAGCGCTGGGCGGCGTCAGCCGCAACGCCGTGATCGGCAAGGCGCACCGCCTGGAGCTGCAGGCGCGCCCGTCGCCGGTGAAGCCGAACGATCCCGACGCGAAGATCGCCGCCGCCGCGGTCGAGCCTGCCGCCGCCGAACCGACGGTCGAGCCGATCGAAGTTGCGCCCGAGCCGGTCGTGGCGCCCGTCGTCGCGGCGCCTGCGCCTGCGCCGGTCAAGGCCGCACCGGTCGCGCCGCCCGTCGCCGAGTCGGTGGAGGACGATGAGGACGAAGACGAGGACGACGCGGTCGCTGCCCCCGTGGTCGCGACTCCGCGCCCGCCGCAGCCGATCATGCGGTCGGTCGGCCCCGGTGGCTTCCTGCGCCAGGCCCCCGGCGAGCAGCAGCCGCCGAGCACGCCCGCACCGCCGCGTCGTCTGGTCCCGGCCAAGCCGTCGGCCGAGATGGCAGGCAAGACCAGCCTGCTCGAGCTCAACGACCGCATCTGCAAATGGCCGCTCGGCCATCCCGGCGAGCCCGATTTCCACTTCTGCGGCGAGAAGGTGAACCCCGGCTTCCCCTATTGCGTCGACCATTGCGGCCACGCGTACCAAGCGCAGCTGCCGCGCCGCGATCGCCGCCCGACCCCACCGCTGCCGTTCGGCGGTCCGCGGGCGCGCTGA
- a CDS encoding HesB/IscA family protein: MATTLRERPAALNLTATAHARIADLMARAPADAIGVKLSTPRRGCSGLAYSVDYVTDAKPFDERIETPGGTLFVDGGSILYLIGSTMDWVEDDFTAGFVFANPNAKGACGCGESFTV; this comes from the coding sequence ATGGCGACCACACTTCGCGAACGCCCCGCGGCGCTGAACCTGACTGCTACCGCGCACGCGCGCATTGCGGACCTGATGGCGCGCGCGCCGGCCGACGCGATCGGCGTCAAGCTGTCGACGCCGCGCCGCGGCTGTTCGGGGCTCGCCTATTCGGTCGATTACGTCACCGATGCGAAGCCGTTCGACGAGCGGATCGAGACCCCCGGGGGCACGCTGTTCGTCGATGGCGGGTCGATCCTGTACCTGATCGGGTCGACGATGGACTGGGTCGAGGACGATTTTACCGCGGGCTTCGTGTTCGCCAACCCCAACGCCAAGGGCGCGTGCGGGTGCGGGGAGAGCTTCACAGTCTGA
- a CDS encoding SUF system Fe-S cluster assembly protein, with protein sequence MSDGFRIEEVDAVEAPPKARVVLETDSNAERKRDYLEGFLAQKPQADAVGEPGGVVYDGIIEALKEIYDPEIPVNIYDLGLIYGVEVTEDGHAVVTMTLTTPNCPVAESMPMEVEMRVGAVPGVGVAEVNLVWDPAWDPQKMSDEAKLELGML encoded by the coding sequence ATGAGCGACGGATTTCGCATCGAGGAAGTGGACGCGGTCGAGGCACCGCCCAAGGCGCGCGTCGTGTTGGAGACGGACTCCAACGCCGAGCGCAAGCGCGACTATCTCGAAGGCTTCCTCGCGCAGAAGCCGCAGGCCGATGCCGTGGGCGAACCCGGCGGCGTGGTCTACGACGGCATCATCGAGGCGCTGAAGGAGATCTACGATCCCGAGATCCCGGTGAACATCTACGACCTCGGGCTGATCTACGGCGTCGAGGTCACCGAGGACGGGCACGCGGTGGTCACGATGACGCTGACCACGCCCAACTGCCCGGTCGCCGAATCGATGCCGATGGAAGTCGAGATGCGCGTCGGCGCAGTGCCGGGCGTCGGCGTCGCCGAGGTCAATCTGGTGTGGGACCCCGCCTGGGATCCGCAAAAGATGTCCGACGAGGCGAAGCTCGAGTTGGGCATGCTGTGA
- a CDS encoding ABC transporter permease encodes MSSQPPIGEIHPAIRSAPGVPVIRNVNWGGLATLYIKEVRRFFKVQLQTVWAPAMTTLLFLIVFTIATGAKSPVHVGGTIIPFADFIAPGLIISQGMMGPAFANASFSLLVGKIQGTIVDYLQPPLSSAELLAALVGGAVTRALIVGTVVWAAMALYPGVHVTPHAPLAILWFGLLGAVFLALLGVLTSIWAEKFDHAAAVTNFVIAPLSLLSGTFYSVDRLAPAFRAFSHANPFFYIISGFRYGFLGVADSPVMLGGVVILVIDVVLAGACYALLRSGWKLKN; translated from the coding sequence ATGAGCAGCCAGCCCCCAATCGGTGAAATCCATCCAGCAATCAGGTCCGCCCCGGGTGTCCCGGTGATCCGGAACGTGAACTGGGGCGGCCTTGCAACCCTCTATATCAAGGAGGTGCGCCGGTTCTTCAAGGTCCAGCTCCAGACGGTATGGGCGCCGGCGATGACGACGCTGCTTTTCCTGATCGTCTTCACGATCGCGACGGGGGCGAAAAGCCCGGTCCATGTCGGCGGCACGATCATCCCGTTCGCCGATTTCATCGCGCCCGGGCTGATCATCAGCCAGGGGATGATGGGCCCCGCCTTCGCCAATGCGAGCTTCTCGCTGCTGGTCGGCAAGATCCAGGGTACGATCGTCGACTATCTGCAGCCGCCGCTGTCGTCGGCCGAGCTGCTCGCCGCCTTGGTCGGTGGTGCAGTCACGCGCGCGCTGATCGTCGGCACGGTCGTCTGGGCGGCGATGGCGCTGTATCCCGGCGTGCACGTCACGCCGCACGCGCCGCTCGCGATCCTGTGGTTCGGGTTGCTCGGCGCGGTGTTCCTCGCGCTGCTCGGCGTGCTGACTTCGATCTGGGCGGAGAAGTTCGACCATGCCGCCGCGGTCACCAATTTCGTCATCGCGCCGCTGTCGCTGCTGTCGGGCACGTTCTACTCGGTCGACCGGCTGGCGCCCGCATTCCGCGCGTTCAGCCATGCCAACCCGTTCTTCTACATCATCTCGGGCTTCCGCTACGGGTTCCTCGGCGTCGCCGATTCGCCGGTGATGCTGGGCGGCGTGGTGATCCTGGTGATCGACGTCGTACTGGCGGGCGCCTGCTACGCGCTGCTGCGGAGCGGCTGGAAACTCAAGAATTGA
- a CDS encoding serine hydrolase, producing MIARLVALLLALLPIAAAAQAPGVTADPILLRRADALVGILATGGDYDRYFAESFRTKVPREQLATLAGQLRAALGAPQTVESLKATTAWSADLVIGYERGTAAVTLALDPAAPHLATGLLVTGTGMRDDTLDKVTAAFRALPGASGFGLYALGEAAPTPIAGYRADAAAPIGSAFKLWVLDETARQVAAGTRHWAEVVPLGTRSLPSGVLQGWPAGTPVTLQTLATMMVSISDNTATDTLMAVLGRAAIDARAVANGGSAPVLTTREAFAVKSDPALTTAWTAATPPARRALLESRKAEIAAAPLDASVFGGKPVAIDSVEWFASPLAMAGVLDRLRKADNPVRAILGVNAGVDSATAGRFRYIGYKGGSEPGVIALNFVVQARDGRWYAATGNWHRADDQVSELRFSGLMTRLLALVAAR from the coding sequence TTGATCGCGCGGCTGGTTGCGCTGCTCCTCGCTCTCCTGCCGATCGCGGCAGCAGCGCAGGCGCCAGGCGTGACGGCCGACCCGATCCTGCTCCGCCGCGCCGACGCGCTGGTCGGCATCCTCGCGACCGGCGGGGACTATGACCGCTATTTCGCCGAAAGCTTCCGCACCAAGGTCCCGCGCGAGCAGCTGGCGACGCTCGCCGGGCAGCTCAGGGCCGCGCTCGGCGCGCCGCAGACGGTCGAGTCGCTCAAGGCGACCACCGCCTGGTCCGCCGACCTGGTCATCGGCTATGAACGCGGCACCGCGGCCGTGACGCTCGCGCTCGACCCCGCCGCGCCGCATCTCGCGACCGGGTTGCTGGTCACCGGCACCGGCATGCGCGACGACACCCTCGACAAGGTGACCGCCGCGTTCCGCGCGCTGCCGGGCGCCAGCGGATTCGGGCTCTATGCGCTGGGCGAGGCCGCGCCGACGCCGATCGCAGGCTACCGCGCCGACGCCGCCGCGCCGATCGGATCGGCGTTCAAGCTGTGGGTGCTCGACGAGACGGCGCGGCAGGTCGCGGCAGGCACGCGGCACTGGGCCGAGGTCGTGCCGCTCGGCACGCGGTCGTTGCCCTCGGGCGTCCTGCAGGGGTGGCCCGCGGGGACGCCGGTGACGCTGCAGACGCTGGCGACGATGATGGTCTCGATCAGTGACAACACCGCGACCGATACGCTGATGGCGGTGCTGGGCCGCGCCGCGATCGATGCGCGCGCGGTAGCGAACGGCGGCAGCGCGCCGGTACTGACCACGCGCGAGGCGTTCGCGGTGAAGAGCGATCCGGCGCTCACCACTGCCTGGACCGCCGCGACACCCCCTGCCCGGCGTGCGCTGCTCGAGTCGCGCAAGGCCGAGATCGCCGCGGCGCCGCTCGACGCCAGCGTGTTCGGCGGCAAGCCGGTCGCGATCGACAGCGTCGAATGGTTCGCGAGCCCGCTGGCGATGGCGGGCGTCCTCGACCGGTTGCGCAAGGCAGACAATCCGGTCCGTGCAATCCTCGGCGTCAACGCCGGGGTCGATAGCGCGACCGCGGGGCGGTTCCGCTATATCGGCTACAAGGGCGGGTCCGAGCCCGGCGTGATCGCGCTGAACTTCGTCGTGCAGGCCAGGGACGGCCGCTGGTACGCCGCGACGGGCAACTGGCACCGCGCGGACGACCAGGTCAGCGAGCTGCGCTTTTCGGGGCTGATGACCCGGCTGCTGGCGCTCGTGGCGGCGCGGTAG
- a CDS encoding cysteine desulfurase: MSILTATRPLDRVADFPAIPDGWAYLDTAATAQKPQPVIDAITRAYDTTYATVHRGVYQRSADMTLAYEAARRTVARFIGAGSENEIVFVRGATEAINLVAQCWAGTQLKAGDRILLSMLEHHSNIVPWQMVAERIGVAIDVLPLTDDHRIDLDAMERIITPAHKLVALAHVSNVLGSVLDARRATEIAHAVGAKILIDGCQSVPRIAVDVAAIGCDFYVFSGHKLYGPTGIGVLWARPDLLEAMPPYQGGGSMIDKVSFKRTTYAPPPGRFEAGTPHIVGALGLAAGINYVESIGLGAIHAHETALVTATREALSGINSVRLYGPADSAGIVSFTIEGVHPHDIGTILDEERVAIRAGHHCAQPLMESLGVDATARASFGVYNGPADVEALVRGIERVTRIFG, translated from the coding sequence ATGAGCATCTTGACCGCCACCCGCCCGCTCGACCGCGTCGCGGATTTCCCAGCGATTCCCGACGGCTGGGCCTATCTCGACACCGCCGCGACCGCGCAGAAGCCGCAGCCCGTCATCGACGCGATCACCCGCGCCTACGACACCACCTACGCGACCGTGCACCGCGGCGTGTACCAGCGCTCCGCCGACATGACGCTCGCCTATGAGGCCGCGCGCCGCACCGTCGCGCGCTTCATCGGCGCGGGGTCCGAGAACGAGATCGTCTTCGTCCGCGGCGCCACCGAGGCGATCAACCTCGTTGCGCAATGCTGGGCGGGCACGCAGCTGAAGGCCGGCGACCGCATCCTGCTGTCAATGCTCGAGCATCATTCGAATATCGTGCCGTGGCAGATGGTCGCCGAGCGGATCGGCGTCGCGATCGACGTGCTGCCGCTCACCGACGACCACCGCATCGACCTCGACGCGATGGAGCGGATCATCACGCCGGCGCACAAGCTGGTCGCGCTGGCGCATGTTTCGAACGTGCTCGGCTCGGTGCTCGACGCCCGCCGCGCGACCGAGATCGCGCATGCGGTCGGCGCGAAGATCCTGATCGATGGCTGCCAGTCGGTGCCGCGGATCGCGGTCGACGTGGCAGCGATCGGGTGCGACTTCTACGTCTTTTCGGGGCACAAGCTTTACGGCCCGACCGGCATCGGCGTGCTGTGGGCACGGCCCGACCTGCTCGAGGCGATGCCGCCCTATCAGGGTGGCGGGTCGATGATCGACAAGGTTTCGTTCAAGCGGACGACGTACGCGCCGCCGCCGGGGCGGTTCGAGGCCGGGACGCCGCATATCGTCGGTGCGCTGGGGCTCGCGGCGGGGATCAACTATGTCGAGAGCATCGGGCTGGGCGCGATCCACGCGCACGAGACCGCGCTGGTGACAGCCACGCGGGAGGCATTGTCTGGGATCAATTCGGTGCGGCTGTACGGCCCGGCGGACTCGGCGGGGATCGTCTCCTTCACGATCGAGGGGGTTCATCCCCACGACATCGGCACCATATTGGACGAGGAGCGGGTCGCGATCCGCGCCGGCCATCACTGCGCACAGCCGCTGATGGAGTCGCTGGGCGTCGACGCCACCGCGCGCGCGAGCTTCGGCGTGTATAACGGCCCGGCGGACGTCGAGGCGCTGGTACGCGGTATCGAGCGAGTAACGCGAATTTTTGGTTAG